The Triticum urartu cultivar G1812 chromosome 6, Tu2.1, whole genome shotgun sequence genome includes the window GAAAAAACATTTTCCCCGGTGAAAGGTGTAGAAGTAGTATCACTTGTAGGATGCAGGAACCATTTTCTGAACTTGGCATGCGTCTGAAATATGCTTCCTAGAGCTAGTGTTGTTAACTGAACTTCAATTATCTGCTACGCCTCCTGCTCAGACGATTTTCCTTTTCAGCATCAGAAGAGCACAGGTGCCTAAATTCAGAGTTGTGGCACGCCTGTGCCGGACCCCTCGTTTCTTTGCctgcagtcggcagccgggtGTTGTATTTTCCTCAAGGTCACAGTGAGCAGGTTAGGATTCTTCCTCTCAGTACAGAGATTTAACTGAAATGTTGTAGATACATACAAGTACCAGTACAGTTTGCAAAATAGATTTCATTCTCCCCCTCCTATTGTGAGTTTCCTTTTGAGTTCCATGTCTTGCAGCAGATCTTTAATGGTTCTGCCAGAACTGAAGATTTTTTAGACACCAATGGACTTACATAGTGAGTTTCTACCATAGGTATCGGCATCAACAAACAAGGAAATGGAGTCGCAGATCCCCAACTATCCGAATCTGCCTCCACAGCTTATATGCCAACTGCATAATGTGACCATGCACGTAAGTTCGGAGCAATATAGCGCGTCTGTTTTGTAATTAACTGTCTCATAAACTTTGCTGCTTTCATTCCTTCTTCAGGCTGATGCAGAGACAGACGAGGTCTATGCACAAATGACGTTACAGCCACTCAGCCCAGTAATACAGGATTTCCAACCTAGTGCCATCTGTCCATGTACTTCTGTTTGTAGCATACTTAGACTGTATCTTGATTTTGTTTGCAGCAAGAACTCAAGGACCCATTTCTACCTGCTGAGTTGGGCAATGCTAGCAAACAACCAACGAATTATTTCTGCAAAACATTAACTGCAAGTGATACCAGTACCCATGGTGGATTCTCTGTTCCCCGCCGAGCAGCGGAGAAGGTGTTTCCTCCGCTGGTGCGTGCTGTTGGTCAGCAATTCTCTGCTGTATCTTTTGAACTGTCATGTTACATTTTCAGATCAACTGAACTGTATCATTTTAGTTATATATTTTCCTTTGATAATTCTGTAGGATTTCACTCAGCAGCCTCCAGCACAGGAGTTGGTGGCAAAAGACCTTCATGGCAATGAGTGGAAATTCCGCCATATCTTTCGAGGTTAGTTATCTTGCAGCTACTTTTCTTGGTTCTTACGATTGTGATTTTTTTGGTAGTGTATAGTGCGTATAGCCTTGTATATACCCTCATTACATACAGCCTTGCTCGATGCAGCTCGTGTAAGATTCAAAAACTAGTATATGATGTAAAATAACTTCAAATCAAATTGTTGGTGCAGGTCAACCAAAGCGGCATCTTCTGACGACAGGTTGGAGCGTCTTTATAAGTGCGAAGAGACTGGTCGCTGGAGACTCTGTCCTATTTATCTGGTACATCTGCTCTtccaatttttattttttttgaacaGTTCGTGCTCTCCATACCCTACTGTTCTTGGCAGAGTTCTCTGCTGATATTCATTTGTGTCTTTGGTTGATCAGGAATGACAACAATCAGCTGCTTCTGGGAATACGTCGAGCAAATAGATCGCAGACGGTTATGCCATCATCAGTATTGTCTAGTGACAGCATGCATATAGGTCTTCTTGCTGCAGCTGCTCATGCTGCATCAACAAATAGCCGGTTCACTATTTTCTATAATCCAAGGTAGAACAACTTCTTACATATATCTGATCATTATCCTCTCAGATACTCAGATTTGTCAACGTGTTCTGCAGAGCAAGCCCTTCGGAGTTTGTCATACCATTGGCTAAGTATGTAAAGGCTGTGTACCATACCCGTATATCTGTGGGCATGCGTTTCCGGATGCTTTTCGAGACAGAAGAATCCAGTGTCAGGCGGTATGTCAATACTGTGTTTATCTCTTATAGTGATGTGATGTTGTGTGTACATCACATGGAGCTCTTTCCTTATCTTGATTCCACTTGCCCGAAGTATCGAATGTAGACAAGTCATTTGATGCCTTTTATATCTTGTTCTTTGTGTTAGTGCTTTGTATTATCTGTATAGAGAACTTGTTTCAGAACTCCCTAAATTATCACCACTTCTTCACCTGGCTCCGTTAGACTTGCGTCCGTTTTTATATGTATATCTATCTAGCTTGTTTTCTGCTGTCGTAGTGAGCTCCATGTTTTCAGTAGCACGTGATATACGTGGCCTAAACTGCCCATGTGTTCTTGTAGATACATGGGAACAATTACAGGAATAAGTGACCTTGATCCTGCTCGTTGGCCGAACTCACACTGGCGTTCTGTTAAGGTAGATCTTGAAATAAGAATTATCTGTTTGCCAGTAAAGGCGGACCTTTACTTGCTTACTAGTTTGATTTCGAGTTGATGGTATGTTTTTATATTTTAGACATCTTCTGCCATGTGCTTTAAAATTGAGCATGCCCTCTTTTTTCTTGAACCATGCAGGTTGGATGGGATGAGTCAACTGCTGGAGAGAGGCAACCAAGGGTGTCTCTTTGGGAGATTGAGCCTCTGACGACTTACCCGATGTATTCATCTCCTTTCCCTATGCGGCTGAAGCGGCCTTGGCCAACAGGATTGCCTTCCTTATATGGTACAGGTGACGATTGCATCTTTAGTCAATACCTTCAAACGATATCAGTGAACAATCAATTATTTATTCTTTACCGGTTCATTTTTATAATGGTAAAAGTGATCTTACTTGTGATGGTTTTTTGCAGGTGGAAAGGAGGATGACTTGACCTCTTCTCTCATGTGGCTTCGAGATGGAGCAAACCCAGGTTTTCAGTCATTCAATTTTGGTGGACTTGGTATGAGTCCTTGGATGCAGCCAATGATGGATAGTTCCCTACTTGGTCTGCAACCTGACATGTACCAAGCAATGTCAGCAGCAGCTTTTCAGAACACGACGAAGCAAGTATCGCCTACACTGCTGCAGTTCCAGCAGCCTCAGAACATTGCTGGTAGATCTGCTCTTCTATCGAGTCAGATTCTGCAGCAAGTGCAGCCTCAGTTTCAGGAGATGCACCACCAAAACATCAATGACAGTGCAATCCAAGGCCATAATCAGTCTGAGTACCTCCAGCAACAGCTTCAGCGCTGCCAATCCTTTAATGGGCAGAAATCGCCGCCGCCGCAGCAGCAAGAATCACACCACCAGCACCAGCAGCAACAGTCACAGTGCATGCAAACACCACAACATCAACAAATGCAAGAACAGAAGCACTCGCCTGACTTTCAGTGTGTACCAAATGGGTTGTCGGTTTTCTCCCAGCTTTCCTCCACCAATCAGTCTCCACCTTCCACATTGCAGACAGTCTCAGCGTTCTCACAGCAGCAGAACCTTCAAGACAGAAATATCAGCTCTCTTTCTCCATCGAACGTCCCGTCCATGCATGACACATTGAGACCATTTCCTTCAGAAGCAGGTTCGAACCTCCAAGGCGTGCCAAGAACCACCCCTGTGCCTGTCTCTGACCCATGGTCATCTAAGCGGGTTGCAATGGAGTCTGTGATCCCTTCTAGCTCTCATGTTAACTCGCCGCATATACAACACCTGGATTCAGCGCCTTCTAATATACCACAAAGCTCCTCATTAGCACCATTGCCTGGAAGAGAGTGCTTGGTGGATCAAGATGGGAATTCTGATAATCAAAATCACCTCTTATTTGGTGTTAATATAGACTCTCAGTCACTTCTAATGCAAGGTGGCATTCCCAGCCTTCAGGAGGACAATGGTTGCATTGCAAGCCTTCAGGACGACAATGATTCGAGCACGATTCCATATTCCACGTGCAATTTCCTGAGCCCTTCTCAGAATGATTTTCCGTTGAATGAAGCACTAGCTAGTTCAGGCTGCTTAGATGAATCAGGATACGCGTCATTTTCGGAAAATTCTGATCATGTAAATCAACCGACTGCAGCGTTCGTGAAGGTGACCGAATTGACTTACCCACCTAATCGAATCAATAACATTTCTAATTTTTTTCCATGAAAGCACTTTGAACTGACAAACCTTGTCATGTAGGTGTACAAATCTGGAGCCTTTGGAAGGTTGCTGGACATCACTAAGTTTAGCAGCTACCATGAACTTCGTAGCGAGGTAGGGCGCCTATTTGGCCTTGACGGCCAGTTGGAGGACCCTGCAAGATCAGGCTGGCAGCTTGTATTTGTTGACCGAGAGGATGATATCCTTCTAGTTGGCGATGATCCGTGGCAGTAAGTTTTTAGGCAACAATTTCCCAAGATTCTTTTGCCACTGTTTCTGTGTCCACTCTTACATTCATGGATCATGTAATCTGCAGGGAATTCGTCAACAGCGTATCTTGCATAAAGATACTTACGCCACAGGAGGTGCAGCAGATGGGAAAGCAGGGCATCGACCTCCTGAGCTCGGCTCCTGCGAGGAGGCTCGGCAACAGTTGTGATAACTACGCTGGCAGGCAGGAATCGAGAAGCCTGAGCACCGTAATCGCGTCGGTGGGTTCTGTCGAGTTCTGAAGATATGGAGCCTGCGACCCTCGGCTTTTAAGTATGTTTCTGCAGCTCGTCCTAGTCTTGTGAACTGGAACCAAAGCACATAGATCAAGTGTAGCGCAAAGCCGTCAGCATTCCGATGTTTATGTCATGCGTGTGATATAGACCATTTTAGTAGTAACTATGACATATTTGGTATGCACGCCGATGCGGATTTGTTCCGCGGAATACCAATGCTGTTGATGTAGGGCCTCTAATATTAGACTCCTTACCCGTGTTGCCTAATGTTTGTTTTGGTCATGTTCTGTGCACTGATAGTGTTCTGGTTCCACAATGTAACTATTGACGATGTTAGCCGAGGATAAGCCTTTATGCTGTGGTAAAACTCCCCACAGTTTAGTAGGAGTTTATTGCATGAAATTATGTTAGTGACTAGTGAGCTAATCCTGATCAACTCTCCAAATTTTAGTTGGAGTTAGTGACTAGTGAGCTAATCCTTCTACGTTCGGCTTGAAATATATAACTTGCGTTCCCTGTGTTTATAAGCAACTTATGATTTGAATGTTGTTCCAAGTTAGTATTTCTATTGTGATCATGACAGATATAGCATTTAGCAGTGTTCTCAGTA containing:
- the LOC125516030 gene encoding auxin response factor 6-like isoform X1, whose product is MNLSPSAAGGGGLPDQPASPEASEEHRCLNSELWHACAGPLVSLPAVGSRVLYFPQGHSEQVSASTNKEMESQIPNYPNLPPQLICQLHNVTMHADAETDEVYAQMTLQPLSPQELKDPFLPAELGNASKQPTNYFCKTLTASDTSTHGGFSVPRRAAEKVFPPLDFTQQPPAQELVAKDLHGNEWKFRHIFRGQPKRHLLTTGWSVFISAKRLVAGDSVLFIWNDNNQLLLGIRRANRSQTVMPSSVLSSDSMHIGLLAAAAHAASTNSRFTIFYNPRASPSEFVIPLAKYVKAVYHTRISVGMRFRMLFETEESSVRRYMGTITGISDLDPARWPNSHWRSVKVGWDESTAGERQPRVSLWEIEPLTTYPMYSSPFPMRLKRPWPTGLPSLYGTGGKEDDLTSSLMWLRDGANPGFQSFNFGGLGMSPWMQPMMDSSLLGLQPDMYQAMSAAAFQNTTKQVSPTLLQFQQPQNIAGRSALLSSQILQQVQPQFQEMHHQNINDSAIQGHNQSEYLQQQLQRCQSFNGQKSPPPQQQESHHQHQQQQSQCMQTPQHQQMQEQKHSPDFQCVPNGLSVFSQLSSTNQSPPSTLQTVSAFSQQQNLQDRNISSLSPSNVPSMHDTLRPFPSEAGSNLQGVPRTTPVPVSDPWSSKRVAMESVIPSSSHVNSPHIQHLDSAPSNIPQSSSLAPLPGRECLVDQDGNSDNQNHLLFGVNIDSQSLLMQGGIPSLQEDNGCIASLQDDNDSSTIPYSTCNFLSPSQNDFPLNEALASSGCLDESGYASFSENSDHVNQPTAAFVKVYKSGAFGRLLDITKFSSYHELRSEVGRLFGLDGQLEDPARSGWQLVFVDREDDILLVGDDPWQEFVNSVSCIKILTPQEVQQMGKQGIDLLSSAPARRLGNSCDNYAGRQESRSLSTVIASVGSVEF
- the LOC125516030 gene encoding auxin response factor 6-like isoform X2; translated protein: MNLSPSAAGGGGLPDQPASPEASEEHRCLNSELWHACAGPLVSLPAVGSRVLYFPQGHSEQVSASTNKEMESQIPNYPNLPPQLICQLHNVTMHADAETDEVYAQMTLQPLSPQELKDPFLPAELGNASKQPTNYFCKTLTASDTSTHGGFSVPRRAAEKVFPPLDFTQQPPAQELVAKDLHGNEWKFRHIFRGQPKRHLLTTGWSVFISAKRLVAGDSVLFIWNDNNQLLLGIRRANRSQTVMPSSVLSSDSMHIGLLAAAAHAASTNSRFTIFYNPRASPSEFVIPLAKYVKAVYHTRISVGMRFRMLFETEESSVRRYMGTITGISDLDPARWPNSHWRSVKVGWDESTAGERQPRVSLWEIEPLTTYPMYSSPFPMRLKRPWPTGLPSLYGGKEDDLTSSLMWLRDGANPGFQSFNFGGLGMSPWMQPMMDSSLLGLQPDMYQAMSAAAFQNTTKQVSPTLLQFQQPQNIAGRSALLSSQILQQVQPQFQEMHHQNINDSAIQGHNQSEYLQQQLQRCQSFNGQKSPPPQQQESHHQHQQQQSQCMQTPQHQQMQEQKHSPDFQCVPNGLSVFSQLSSTNQSPPSTLQTVSAFSQQQNLQDRNISSLSPSNVPSMHDTLRPFPSEAGSNLQGVPRTTPVPVSDPWSSKRVAMESVIPSSSHVNSPHIQHLDSAPSNIPQSSSLAPLPGRECLVDQDGNSDNQNHLLFGVNIDSQSLLMQGGIPSLQEDNGCIASLQDDNDSSTIPYSTCNFLSPSQNDFPLNEALASSGCLDESGYASFSENSDHVNQPTAAFVKVYKSGAFGRLLDITKFSSYHELRSEVGRLFGLDGQLEDPARSGWQLVFVDREDDILLVGDDPWQEFVNSVSCIKILTPQEVQQMGKQGIDLLSSAPARRLGNSCDNYAGRQESRSLSTVIASVGSVEF